The genomic window GCCATCGGGCGCAACTACGCCGACCACGTCGCCGAAGTCTTCCAGAAGTCCGCGGACGACCTGCCGCCGACCCTGTTCATCAAGCCCCCGACATCCGTCGTCGGCCCGGACGCCGCCATCAAGATCCCGGACTTCGCCACCCGCGTGGAGTTCGAAGGCGAGCTGGCCGTCGTCATCGGCCGCCCCTGCAAGAACGTCAAGGCAGAGGACTGGAAGTCCGTCGTCGCGGGCTTCACCATCGTCAACGACGTCTCCTCCCGCGATCTGCAGTTCGCCGACGGCCAGTGGGCGCGCGCCAAGGGCATCGACACGTTCTGCCCGCTGGGCCCGTGGATCGAGACCGACGTCGACGCCTTCGAGCTAGATGACCTGCCGATCAAGGCGCACCTGACCCACGAGGGCGTGACCACCACCAAGCAGGACTCCAACTCCAACCAGATGATCATGAAGATGGGCGAGATCATCGAGTTCATCACCGCGTCGATGACCCTGCTGCCGGGCGACGTCATCTGCACCGGCTCCCCGGCCGGCACCGAGGCCATGGTCCCGGGCGACTCCATCGCGGTGGAGGTCCCGGGCATCGGTACCCTGGAGAACCCCGTTGAGCGGGCATAACCACGGACGCCACCACCGGCCGGAGGACTTCGACGAGTTCTACGCCCAGGGCCAGCAGTGGTCGGGCAACCCGAACGACTCGCTCGTGCGCGAAGTCGCGGAGATGACCCCGGGCACCGCCCTGGACGTCGGCTGCGGCGAAGGCGCGGACCTGCTCTGGTTGGCGGAACAAGGCTGGACCGTCGTCGGCGTCGACCCGGCGGACGCCGCCGTCGAGCGTTCTCGCGCGCTGTTGGACGACCACGGCTTCGCCGAGCAGTCCACCGTGATCGCCGGCGACGTCGCCGACGTCGAGGGACAGAGCTTCGATCTGGTGATCGGTTTCTATGTGCCGCTGCCCGAAGAGGACACGACGACCGTCGCCGCCCTGGAACAGCTCGTCGCCCCGGGCGGCACGCTGCTGTGGGTCCACCACGTCGGCCACGCCCACGCCGTGTTGCGGCCGGAACAGCTGGCGAACCAGCTCACCGAGCTGCAGACGATCAAGGTGGACAACGTCGAGCGCCAGGTCGCCCACGGCGCCGGCGCCCACCACAAGGACGATCAGGTCCTCCTCGCCCGCCGCGTCGACTAACAGCTGGCGAGGCCAAGGAGCCCCGGTTTTCTGCACGTGCAGAAAACCGGGGCTTGTTTCATCTCGTCGTCTGTCGCAGCCAGCGTGGTTGAGGGGGCGTCACAATCCCAGGGAGCTGAGGATGGTTCGCAGCTTCGCGCCGGTCTCTTCGAGCTCTGCTTCGGCGTCGGAGTCGGCGACGATCCCGCCGCCCGCCCAGGCGCGGGCGTAGGTGCCGTCGCCGGCGACCTCCGCGCAGCGGATGGCCACCATGTACTCGCCGTCGCCGGAAGAGTCGCACCAGCCCACCGCGCCGGCGTAGAAACCGCGGTCGGACTCGGCGGTGGAGATCAGCGCCTCAGCGGCGTCGGTGGGGGTGCCGCACACCGCCGGGGTGGGATAGATGCGCAGCGCCAACTCCAGGGCGGTGGTGTCCGGGTCGGTCAGCTGGCCGACGATCGGTGTCGCCAGATGCCACATCTCGTTGGTCTGAGTCAGCTCCGGCCCATCGGGCACCTCCAGGCTGTCGCACAACGGCGCCAGCGCCTGTTCGATGTGCTCGACCACGTAACGGTGCTCGGTGAGGTCCTTGGCGGAGGTGCGCAGTTCGTGGCCCACCGCGGCGTCGCGGTCCGGGTCGGCCTGCCGCGGCGCGGAGCCCGCCAGGGGATAGGACGTCACGGTGGAGCCCTGCAGCTTGATCAGCACCTCGGGGGAGGAGCCGACGAGCATCGTGCCCTTCTCGCGGCCCGCCGGGGTCAGATCCGCGATGAACCCGTCCCGGTTGAAGGAACGGTCGATGAGTCGGGCGGCGACCAACAGCGGATCCACGGGCGGATCGAACGCGATGTCCACGGCGCGGGCGAGCACCACCTTGCCCAACTTGGACTGGCGGATGGTCTCGATGGCCGCTTCGACCCGGCGCAGATGTTCGTGGGGCTCTGGGTCCAGGCCGCAGACGCGGGCATTCAGGTGGGATCCCTCGCCGAACCGGTAGTGGCTGTGCGGCTCCAAGGGGCCGTCCTCGCGGATGACGTGTTCCGGGACGGTCAGGGCCGCCGGGGCGGAACGGTCGAAGGGGAGGGCGCCGACGACCATGTCGACCTCGCGGGCGCGCAGTGCGTCGACTGCGTCCCACGGGTCGGTGAAAGTCGCTTTCGCCCCCTGCGTGCGCACCGAGCCGTGCGCGCGCGACAGGAGGAAATCGGGCGCGGTGGCGGGACGGCGGGAAGACATGACAAAGAAGTCTACTTGTCGGCCGGAGCGAAGTGCGATCTGGCCCGCCCACCGGGGCACCATGCGGACGGCGGGGGTGCGCTGGTTTACGATGTGGGGCATGACTGACTCCACCGTTCGCGTACGTTTCTGCCCGTCGCCCACCGGCACCCCGCATGTCGGCATGGTGCGCACCGCCCTGTTCAACTGGGCGTACGCCCGCCACACCGGCGGCAAGCTCATCTTCCGCATCGAAGACACCGACGCCGCCCGCGACTCCGAGGACTCTTTCCAGGCGATCGTCGACTCGATGACGTGGCTCGGCATGGACTGGGACGAGGGCGTGAACACCGGCGGCCCGCACGAGCCGTACCGCCAGTCTCAGCGCGGCGACATTTACGCGGACGTGCTGAAAAAGCTCATCGACGCCGGCGAGGTCTACCCGGCCTACTCCACCGCGGAGGAGGTCGAGGAGCGGCACAAGGCCGCCGGCCGTGACCCGAAGCTGGGTTACGACAACTACGACCGCGAGCTGACCCAGGAGCAGGTCGACGCCTTCGAGGCCGAGGGGCGTAAGCCGGTCTGGCGCCTGCGCATGCCGGAGAAGAACTGGGGCTGGACCGACCTGGTGCGCGGGGAGGTGGAGTTCCAGGCGTCCACCCAGCCGGACTTCGTGGTAGCGCGTTCCAACGGCGCCCCGCTGTACACGCTGGTCAACCCGCTTGACGACGCCCTGATGCAGGTCACGCACGTCCTGCGCGGCGAGGACCTGTTGTCCTCGACTCCGCGCCAGATCGCGCTCTACGAGGCGCTGCAGCGCATCGGTGTCACCGACTTCACCCCGCAGTTCGGCCACATGCCGTTTGTCATGGGCGACGGCAACAAGAAGCTGTCCAAGCGCGACCCGCAGTCCAACCTGTTCAACCACCGCGACGCCGGCATCATCCCCGAGGGCATGATCAACTACCTGGCCCTGCTGGGTTGGTCGCTGTCCGCCGACCGCGACATCTTCACCGTCGAGGAGTTCGTCGAGGCCTTCGACATCGACGACGTGCTGTCGAACCCGGCCCGCTTCGACGAGAAGAAGCTGCTGGCCATCAACGCCGACCACATCCGCATGCTGGAACCGGCGGATTTTGAGGCCCGCCTGCGCGACTACCTCACCGAGTACACCGACTTCCCGGCCGACTACCCGGCGGAGAAGTTCACCGTCGCGGCGGAGCTGACCCAGACCCGCATCAAGACCCTCGGCGAGGCCTACGGCCTGCTGAAGTTCCTGGTCACCGCCGACGAGGACCTGGAGCTCAACGACAAGGCCGCCCGCAAGAACCTCAAGGAGGCCGCCATCCAGCCGCTGGAGGCCGGCATCGCCGCCCTGGAGGCCGTCGACGGGTGGACCACCGAGAACATCGAGGCCGCCCTGAGCAAGGCGCTCATCGAGGAGCTTGAGCTCAAGCCGCGCGTCGCCTACGGCGCCCTGCGCGTGGGCATCTCCGGCGAGGCCGTGTCCCCGCCGCTGTTCGAGTCGATGGAGCTGCTCGGCCGCGAGTCGAGCCTGGCGCGCCTGAAGGCCGCCCGCGAGGTCACCCCGTGGCCGGCTGCACCGCAGCAGTAGTCTCGCTCGCGCAGGTGTGAGAGGCGGCGTTTCCGATGTATTCGGAGGCGCCGCCTTCGTGCTTTTCCGGGGGCGGGGTGGCGAAGGCGCAAGACTTTACGTCTGGCCCCTCCAATAGGGCGCCGCAAGGCGCAATTTTCCGGCCAGGCGCCACAATAATGCGCTGTGGGCATTCTCAGTGCGTGGGCGTCCGCATTCAGCTGGCATAGGTGCGGGGAGGAGTGGAGGATGACGTGTCGCCGCTCGTAGTTGTCGAGAAGCTGGTCGGTTCCCTCGAGTGAGGGGCGAAGATACGTCGATTAGTTAGGGCATGGTCTTTTCTGCGAGGTGACGGGCACCCCAGGCCATCGGTGTGACCCACTGTCCGGCTATTCTACCTGCGGATTTGGCTGTGGGAGCGTACTCTGGTTATAGTATTCATCGTTGCACAGAGCGACTCCGGAGCAGTCTGGCAGTCACAGTAAGAGCAGCAATGGCCCATGGTGTAATCGGCAACACTACGGTTTCTGGTACCGTCATTCTAGGTTCGAGTCCTGGTGGGCCAGCAGCGAATAACTATCGCGCACCCTAGCCCCGTTCGTCTAGAGGCCTAGGACGCCGCCCTCTCACGGCGGTAACACGGGTTCGAATCCCGTACGGGGTACAACATAAGCGCTGGACATTGATTCTCAACGAGGATCAATGTCCAGTGTTTTACTTTCCCGGCAGACTGAGGGTTAAGGGGGTTAAGGGACGACACTCGGACGAGAGGTTGACGGTGGAGCGCATAGCCCCGACGCGCGGCCGGGGCCCGCTCGGCGTTATCGGGTAGGGGTGGAAGCCTCGTCCTGGCGGGCCAGAGCGAGCGCCGGAATGATGATCAAGGCGACGATGCCGCCGCCGATGGACAACACGCCGAAGCCGGCGGCGCTCATCAGGACGCCCGACACTGCCCCTGCGCCGGCGCCGAAGATGTTTATCCAGACGTCGATGCTGCCCTGGGTAGCCGCTCGAGTCTCCGGCCGCGTACCCATGACCACCAGGGTCGTGCCGGAGACCAAGCCGAGATTCCAGCCCACGCCCAACAGAACGAGTGCGAGAATCAGCGCGCCCAGGTTATCGCTGGGGGCGAATGCGGCGATCACACCGGAGAGCAACAGCACCACACCGGAGGACATGGCCGTCATCCGGGCGCCGATCTTGTCCACGAGCATGCCGGTCACCAGTGAGGGCAGCCACATACCGGCGATGTGCAGGCCGATGACCAGCCCCACCGCACCCATGCTGTGGTCGTGGGCACGCATGTGCACCGGGGTCATCGTCATGATCGCGATCATGACGATCTGGGAAATCACCATCACCAGCGCGCCGACCAGTACTAATCGCGACAGGCGCGCCGCGGCGGCGGGGGAGGACTTCTTCAGGGCCGCGGCGGACTCGGCGGCGGTGGCGGCGTCTTGGGTCTCCAATGCACGGGCGAGCAGGAACGGGTCCGGGCGGAGCATCGCGAACAGCACGACGCCGGCCAGAATGTAGGCGACGGCGGCCAGCAGGAACGGTTCGGTCAGCGCGGGCAGACCTAAGTTAACGGCCAGTCCTCCGAGAGGCTCAATGAGATTGGGGCCGGCCACCGCGCCGATGGTGGTGGCGACCATGGCGATGCTGACGGCCGTGCCCTTGCGCTCGGCGGGGGCGAGATCGGTGCCCGCGTACCGGGCCTGGAGGTTGGTGGCCGTACCGGCCCCGTAGATGAACAATGAGGCAAACAGCAGGATCGGGCTATCGATCTGCGCGGCGACGATCACTCCGATGGCGCCGACGCCACCGGCGGTAAATCCGAATCCCAGGGCCAGGCGTCGGCCCGCGCGTTGGGTGACGCGGCCGAGAAGAAAAGCGGTGAGTGCCGCGCCCAGGGTGAACAGGGCCGTGGGCAGGCCAGATAGGGCGTCGGTCCCCAACATGTCCTGCGCGATGAGCGCGCCGACCGAGATGCCCGCCGCTAGCCCGGCGCCGCCGAAGGCCTGACTGAGGACGACGACGGCGAGGGTGCGCCGGTGAATGCGCTGCCGCTCGTCAGCGGTGATGGTTTTAAGATGCGTGGTCAAGGGGGAAGTCCTTTGCTGCTCGCCATTCAGTGACGCCTTCGTCCATGGCGCGGGCGTCGACGCCGCGGTCGCGGAGAAGGGCCGCGGCTTCCCGGGCCAGTCGGCAGAGTTCACCGCGGCAGTAGACCACCACCTGCCGGTCGCGAGGAACCTCTTCGTGGCGTTCCTCAAGCTCAGCCATAGGGATACACACGGCGGCTGGAAAGTGGCCGGATTTATACTCCGCCTGCGGGCGGACGTCGAGGATGTACATGTCTGCGGTGATCTCGGCGGGGTCGATGGTTGGACCGTGAGAACGGGGGTCGCCCATGTAGGTCTGCAGAGCGTTGGCGAGTGCGGGGTAGCGACGCAGCGCCACCCGCTTGGCCGCGAGGAACAGTTCCAGAACGTCTGCGCCGGCCAGCCGGTAGAAGATGCTTGTGCCTTCACGACGGGTGGAGACCAGACCAGCACGCTTGAGGGTCTGGAGATTATTGGAGGCGGTGGTCACCGCCAGGCCAGACAACTGGGACAGCGTATCGACGGTGTGCTCGCCCTGGGCCAGGATTTCCAACAGCTCCAGTCGGCGGCCGTGTGCGGTGGCCTTGATGACGTGGGCGAAGTGGTCGAAAACGTCCTGCCTCGTTACTTCTTCACTATTCCATGGACTCATGGAATAGGCTGTACGCTGCGCCCTGGGTCGCTCTCCTTCGGGGTGTGCGACGCCTTGCCGTGCGGACGCCCGCCGACCAGAAAAGGCGATTTGGTGAAAAGGGCTCGACCTGGTTATAGTGTTCTTCGTTAACAACGATGATCAGCGCGGTTAACGCAACTTCATAGTGGCCCATGGTGTAATCGGCAACACTACGGTTTCTGGTACCGTCATTCTAGGTTCGAGTCCTGGTGGGCCAGCTGCGATCAGCTGAAGAAAGAATGATCGCTCGTTTTATGCCCCGTTCGTCTAGAGGCCTAGGACGCCGCCCTCTCACGGCGGTAACACGGGTTCGAATCCCGTACGGGGTACAACGAGAAAGCTCTTTCGGAATTTTACCGGAAGGGCTTTCCTCATTTTTGTGAAGTGAGCGGCCCAAGTCCGCGGCGGGGGACATCCACTGCCTGACTCTGTCCGGAGATGCCCGTCCACCCCTTACCAGCGCCCACCTTGACAGGTTTGAGCTGGCCACACCCAATGTGCGGGGTGAAACCAGTTGAGAGCACGTTAAATATCGTTCCCTTCCCCATGGTCTCGACCTATGCTTCAGGTAACGGAAGAAGTTGAGCGGAACGAAGATAAGTTCCCTAGACACAGTCGAGAAGACAAAGTCCAGAAACTTCCCGTGCAGACCACGATTTTCGGCGAAGGGAGCAGGATTTGACAGCAAGTGAAGCTAAGAAAAACTCCGGACTCACCTCAGTAGTCCTCCCGCCAGCGGCACAGCCGTAATCCAGACTTCTAAGCGCAAGGGATGCGTGAAGCAAAGGAGCTGTACGGGAATGACGAACCGGATGACGTCACCCGGGCCCCACGGATCGGACAGGCCAACCCCCGAGAAATGAATATCCACAGATATCGCGCGGACGTGATCGCGGGGCAATAAAGAACCCGGATCAACGAGACCTTCGCACTTGGAACTCGGAAAGTGGTGGATCCCCACCGTGACAGGCTCGGCCAGCACCCTCCTGACAAGGAGGGTGTTTTTATGTCTTGACCTGTTGATTTGTAGTACAAAGCAGACATCGTTTACTCTTATTCAAGTCCGCACGACGCAGTGCGACGAACGCGCCCCGTTCGTCTAGAGGCCTAGGACGCCGCCCTCTCACGGCGGTAACACGGGTTCGAATCCCGTACGGGGTACCAGACACACAGCGACCAGGTTAAAACCTGGCCGCTGTGTTTTTCTATGTCCACCCGAGCCAGGTCAGCGCCGTTGGCTTCGCACCTGCGACTCTGGAATTCTGGGGCACATGGGCAAAGGTAAGCCGCGGGCACAGAAGCGGCGCATCGAGGGCGAGTACGAGATTTCCACCGGCACGGCGCGCGTGCTCCCGGACCCCGAGCGCGACGGCGCCTACATCTTAGAAATCAACAAGGTGCCGTCCTCGCCGATCGTGCTCGGGGCGCCGCGCGTCCTGCTCTTCGAGTACATGGTGTGGGCGAGCTGCGCGATAGAGGCCTTCGTCGAGACGCACCGTGGCACGCAGGACGTGCACCTGACCCACCTGGGTGGGGCGGCCTGTACCTTGCCGCGGTATTTCGCCGACCTGTGGCCCACCTCCCGCAACGAGGTGGTGGAGCTCGACGAGAAGCTCGCCGCTTATGTGCGGGAGTGGTTCGAGTTCCCGGAGCCGCCGGCCGTGTCGATCACCGTGGCGGAGGCCCGCAGCGCGACGCACGCCATGGCGCCGGGCTCGACGGACGTGCTCGTCCGCGACGTCTTCGTGGGCGGAGACATCCCCGAGCACCTGTGCACCGTGGAGTTCTTCGCCGCGGCCCACCGCGCGCTTGCTCCAGGCGGGCTCTATGTGGCCAACCACGCGGCGTTTCCCGGTTTGCAGACGACCCGCAGGGAACTGGCCAGCATGCGGGAAGTGTTTCCGCACGTCACCGCCGTCGCGGACCCGGAGATCCTCGCCGGGCGCATGTACGGGAACATGGTGCTGCTCGGTTCAGACTCGCCGATCGAGGAGGAGCCGATCCTGGCTCAACTCCGCGACGCCCGGGCCCACGCCACGACCAAGGGCGGCAACTGGGTGGACACGGTGATGGGCGCGACGCGTCCGCGGCACGACAAGGCATGATGGGAAGCATGAACCCTGTTTTTATGGACCGGGCCATCGATCTTTCCCGCCGGGGCATGCGTGCCGGCGAAGGCGGGCCGTTCGGCGCAGTCATCGTCCGTGGCGAGGAAATCGTCGCGGAGGGCGTCAACCGGGTCATCGCCACCCGCGACCCCACCAACCACGCCGAAGTGATCGCCATTCGGGAGGCCTCTCGGGCACTCGGCAGCTTCGACCTTTCCGGGTGCGAGCTCTACGCCAACGCGGAGCCGTGCCCGATGTGCCTGGGGGCGATCTACTGGGCGCGGTTGGACGCGGTGTACTTCGCCAACTCGCGTGACGATGCCGCAGAGATCGGCTTCGACGACTCGATGATTTACGAGGAGTTGGACAAGGACGTCGACAAGCGACGCATCCCCTTCGAACATCGCCCCCACCCCCGGGCTCGGGCGGTCTTCGACGAGTGGCTGGCGACAGAGGACAAGACGCAGTATTGAGCGGACGGCAGCGTCAGGCGGCCGGGGAGGGGCTGGCCTCGTAGTAGCCTTCGCGTCGCTTGATCTGATTGATGGCGGCGTAAGTCACCGGCAGCAGGACGGCCTCCAGGGCGGTCTTCCACACGAAGCCGACGATGACGTAGTTGAGGAAATCGCCGGCGGTGGTGATGCCGATGACGGAGGCGGCGATGGTGCAGAAGATCAGGGTGTCGGCGAATTGGCCGACCACGGTGGATCCGAGCAGGCGCATCCAGAGGGACTTTTCGCCGGTGCGGCGTTTGATCAGTTGCAGGGACCAGGCGTTGAGCAGCTGGCCGACGGCGAAGCCCGCCAGGGAAGCCACGAGGATCTGCGGCACCAACCCGAGGACGGCG from Corynebacterium maris DSM 45190 includes these protein-coding regions:
- a CDS encoding MFS transporter; this translates as MTTHLKTITADERQRIHRRTLAVVVLSQAFGGAGLAAGISVGALIAQDMLGTDALSGLPTALFTLGAALTAFLLGRVTQRAGRRLALGFGFTAGGVGAIGVIVAAQIDSPILLFASLFIYGAGTATNLQARYAGTDLAPAERKGTAVSIAMVATTIGAVAGPNLIEPLGGLAVNLGLPALTEPFLLAAVAYILAGVVLFAMLRPDPFLLARALETQDAATAAESAAALKKSSPAAAARLSRLVLVGALVMVISQIVMIAIMTMTPVHMRAHDHSMGAVGLVIGLHIAGMWLPSLVTGMLVDKIGARMTAMSSGVVLLLSGVIAAFAPSDNLGALILALVLLGVGWNLGLVSGTTLVVMGTRPETRAATQGSIDVWINIFGAGAGAVSGVLMSAAGFGVLSIGGGIVALIIIPALALARQDEASTPTR
- a CDS encoding fumarylacetoacetate hydrolase family protein; this translates as MRFGRIATPDGMTFAVIEGDVADRNEMTAKAIVGTPFTEPEYTGKEYRLGDVKLLAPMLPSKVVAIGRNYADHVAEVFQKSADDLPPTLFIKPPTSVVGPDAAIKIPDFATRVEFEGELAVVIGRPCKNVKAEDWKSVVAGFTIVNDVSSRDLQFADGQWARAKGIDTFCPLGPWIETDVDAFELDDLPIKAHLTHEGVTTTKQDSNSNQMIMKMGEIIEFITASMTLLPGDVICTGSPAGTEAMVPGDSIAVEVPGIGTLENPVERA
- a CDS encoding queuosine precursor transporter: MTSSSETPGPGEAVPARHVRVGSALFPVLVAVYAAVFIISNINATKGIQIGPLVLDAAFFLFPLSYVIGDVLAEVYGFKNSRLAIWTSFSLAIFAAASFYLAIWLPAADFYDGQDAFAAVLGLVPQILVASLAGFAVGQLLNAWSLQLIKRRTGEKSLWMRLLGSTVVGQFADTLIFCTIAASVIGITTAGDFLNYVIVGFVWKTALEAVLLPVTYAAINQIKRREGYYEASPSPAA
- a CDS encoding isochorismate synthase, whose product is MSSRRPATAPDFLLSRAHGSVRTQGAKATFTDPWDAVDALRAREVDMVVGALPFDRSAPAALTVPEHVIREDGPLEPHSHYRFGEGSHLNARVCGLDPEPHEHLRRVEAAIETIRQSKLGKVVLARAVDIAFDPPVDPLLVAARLIDRSFNRDGFIADLTPAGREKGTMLVGSSPEVLIKLQGSTVTSYPLAGSAPRQADPDRDAAVGHELRTSAKDLTEHRYVVEHIEQALAPLCDSLEVPDGPELTQTNEMWHLATPIVGQLTDPDTTALELALRIYPTPAVCGTPTDAAEALISTAESDRGFYAGAVGWCDSSGDGEYMVAIRCAEVAGDGTYARAWAGGGIVADSDAEAELEETGAKLRTILSSLGL
- a CDS encoding nucleoside deaminase — protein: MNPVFMDRAIDLSRRGMRAGEGGPFGAVIVRGEEIVAEGVNRVIATRDPTNHAEVIAIREASRALGSFDLSGCELYANAEPCPMCLGAIYWARLDAVYFANSRDDAAEIGFDDSMIYEELDKDVDKRRIPFEHRPHPRARAVFDEWLATEDKTQY
- a CDS encoding spermidine synthase; its protein translation is MGKGKPRAQKRRIEGEYEISTGTARVLPDPERDGAYILEINKVPSSPIVLGAPRVLLFEYMVWASCAIEAFVETHRGTQDVHLTHLGGAACTLPRYFADLWPTSRNEVVELDEKLAAYVREWFEFPEPPAVSITVAEARSATHAMAPGSTDVLVRDVFVGGDIPEHLCTVEFFAAAHRALAPGGLYVANHAAFPGLQTTRRELASMREVFPHVTAVADPEILAGRMYGNMVLLGSDSPIEEEPILAQLRDARAHATTKGGNWVDTVMGATRPRHDKA
- a CDS encoding ArsR/SmtB family transcription factor — protein: MSPWNSEEVTRQDVFDHFAHVIKATAHGRRLELLEILAQGEHTVDTLSQLSGLAVTTASNNLQTLKRAGLVSTRREGTSIFYRLAGADVLELFLAAKRVALRRYPALANALQTYMGDPRSHGPTIDPAEITADMYILDVRPQAEYKSGHFPAAVCIPMAELEERHEEVPRDRQVVVYCRGELCRLAREAAALLRDRGVDARAMDEGVTEWRAAKDFPLDHAS
- a CDS encoding class I SAM-dependent methyltransferase, producing the protein MSGHNHGRHHRPEDFDEFYAQGQQWSGNPNDSLVREVAEMTPGTALDVGCGEGADLLWLAEQGWTVVGVDPADAAVERSRALLDDHGFAEQSTVIAGDVADVEGQSFDLVIGFYVPLPEEDTTTVAALEQLVAPGGTLLWVHHVGHAHAVLRPEQLANQLTELQTIKVDNVERQVAHGAGAHHKDDQVLLARRVD
- the gltX gene encoding glutamate--tRNA ligase: MTDSTVRVRFCPSPTGTPHVGMVRTALFNWAYARHTGGKLIFRIEDTDAARDSEDSFQAIVDSMTWLGMDWDEGVNTGGPHEPYRQSQRGDIYADVLKKLIDAGEVYPAYSTAEEVEERHKAAGRDPKLGYDNYDRELTQEQVDAFEAEGRKPVWRLRMPEKNWGWTDLVRGEVEFQASTQPDFVVARSNGAPLYTLVNPLDDALMQVTHVLRGEDLLSSTPRQIALYEALQRIGVTDFTPQFGHMPFVMGDGNKKLSKRDPQSNLFNHRDAGIIPEGMINYLALLGWSLSADRDIFTVEEFVEAFDIDDVLSNPARFDEKKLLAINADHIRMLEPADFEARLRDYLTEYTDFPADYPAEKFTVAAELTQTRIKTLGEAYGLLKFLVTADEDLELNDKAARKNLKEAAIQPLEAGIAALEAVDGWTTENIEAALSKALIEELELKPRVAYGALRVGISGEAVSPPLFESMELLGRESSLARLKAAREVTPWPAAPQQ